In bacterium, the following proteins share a genomic window:
- a CDS encoding leucyl/phenylalanyl-tRNA--protein transferase, producing the protein MPVYRLGSEVSFPPPAEASESGLLAVGGDLSPERLLLAYSLGIFPWYDEPPILWFSPDPRMVLEPAELHVPRRLARTLRSGGFETTLDRAFSDVIRACASVPREGQDGTWINPEMLSAYERLHELGFAHSCEAWWEGELVGGIYGVSLGSAFFGESMFHHRTDASKVALVQLVRSLAEWNFTLIDCQMHTEHLAGFGATEWPRARFQAALASALREPTRRGPW; encoded by the coding sequence ATGCCGGTCTACCGCCTCGGGTCTGAGGTCTCTTTTCCGCCGCCGGCAGAAGCGTCGGAAAGCGGACTGCTTGCGGTCGGCGGGGACCTCTCTCCAGAACGCCTTCTCCTGGCCTACAGCCTTGGAATCTTCCCCTGGTACGACGAACCACCGATCCTCTGGTTCTCCCCGGATCCCCGGATGGTCTTGGAGCCTGCCGAGCTCCACGTCCCGCGCCGCCTGGCGCGAACGCTTCGCAGCGGCGGTTTCGAGACGACCCTCGATCGCGCGTTTTCGGATGTCATCCGGGCCTGCGCCTCCGTTCCGAGAGAGGGGCAGGATGGGACATGGATCAATCCGGAGATGCTCTCGGCCTACGAACGGCTTCACGAGCTTGGCTTCGCCCACTCCTGTGAGGCGTGGTGGGAGGGCGAACTCGTCGGCGGCATCTACGGCGTCTCCCTCGGCAGCGCATTCTTCGGCGAGTCGATGTTCCACCACCGCACCGACGCCTCGAAAGTGGCCCTCGTCCAACTGGTGCGAAGCCTCGCCGAGTGGAACTTCACGCTGATCGATTGCCAGATGCACACGGAACACCTGGCCGGCTTCGGCGCGACCGAGTGGCCGCGAGCCCGCTTTCAGGCCGCGCTCGCCAGCGCCTTGCGAGAGCCTACGCGCCGAGGCCCCTGGTAG
- a CDS encoding acyl-CoA/acyl-ACP dehydrogenase, translating into MNLEFSEDQKFVQQTARDYLQEHAGLEKCRAVLEGSETYDQELWKGVAEMGWLGAAVPEEYGGAGLGYLELVLIAQEIGRALAPIPFSSSVYLATEAILLAGSDDQKKSLLPRLASGELIGTFALAEGVGDFDPGQCAVTFEGGKLNGTKMPVPDAEAAGIAVVVAKEGSGHSLVIVDLDAAGVTRTPLEAFDPSRPLSKLEFDGAAGERLGGEGQGDALASAVLDRAAVMLAYEQIGGAECALELTKEQTMGRFAFGRPVGSFQALKHRMADLFCAIQIAQSNGYYAAWALSEDSDELAIAAASTRVAASDAFCLAGEEMIQMYGGVGYTWEYDCHLFYRRAKSTSHGLGTPDEWREKLVSRFEKTKLA; encoded by the coding sequence ATGAATCTCGAATTTTCCGAAGACCAGAAATTCGTCCAGCAAACCGCGCGGGACTATCTCCAGGAACACGCCGGGCTCGAAAAATGTCGAGCCGTCCTTGAAGGCAGTGAGACCTACGATCAGGAACTCTGGAAGGGCGTGGCCGAGATGGGCTGGCTAGGCGCTGCGGTTCCCGAGGAATACGGGGGGGCGGGCCTCGGCTATCTCGAACTCGTGTTGATCGCCCAGGAGATCGGTCGTGCGTTGGCGCCGATCCCGTTCTCGTCGTCGGTCTATCTCGCGACCGAGGCGATCCTCCTCGCGGGCAGCGATGATCAAAAGAAGAGCCTTCTTCCGCGCCTCGCTTCCGGCGAACTCATTGGCACCTTCGCTCTGGCGGAAGGCGTGGGCGATTTCGACCCGGGCCAGTGCGCCGTGACGTTCGAGGGTGGAAAGCTGAACGGCACGAAGATGCCGGTTCCCGACGCTGAGGCGGCAGGCATCGCAGTGGTCGTCGCGAAGGAGGGCAGCGGTCATTCCCTGGTGATCGTTGATCTGGACGCTGCCGGGGTGACGCGCACACCTCTCGAAGCCTTCGATCCTTCCCGGCCGCTCTCCAAGTTGGAGTTCGACGGTGCCGCCGGCGAGCGCCTCGGCGGGGAGGGCCAGGGCGACGCGTTGGCGAGCGCGGTGCTCGACCGGGCCGCGGTCATGCTGGCCTACGAACAGATCGGCGGTGCCGAATGCGCCCTCGAGTTGACCAAGGAACAGACCATGGGCCGCTTCGCCTTCGGTCGGCCTGTCGGCTCCTTCCAGGCATTGAAGCATCGCATGGCCGATCTCTTCTGCGCCATCCAGATCGCGCAGTCGAACGGCTACTACGCCGCCTGGGCACTCTCGGAAGACAGTGATGAACTCGCCATCGCGGCGGCCAGCACCCGGGTCGCGGCCAGTGACGCCTTCTGCCTTGCAGGCGAAGAGATGATCCAGATGTACGGTGGCGTTGGCTACACGTGGGAATACGACTGCCATCTCTTCTACCGCCGCGCCAAGAGCACGAGCCACGGTCTCGGCACGCCCGATGAGTGGCGCGAGAAACTGGTCTCGCGTTTCGAGAAGACGAAGCTGGCCTGA
- a CDS encoding acyl-CoA dehydrogenase, whose translation MDFDDTPQEAEFRKKARAFLEQHLEPLNPDEIAPSLMAEREDDEAIERSKAWQATKYDNGWAVLTWPKEFGGQGLGRLENVVFNQEESKFKTPAPIYGIGHGMLGPTLMAHGTPEQKEKYLKDMARGQVVWCQLFSEPAAGSDLAGLRTSAVRDGDEWVINGQKIWSTGAHFCDWGMIVTRTDPEVPKHDGLTYFIVDMHSPGVECRPIKQINGGAAFNEVFFNDVRIPADNQLGAIGEGWQVAITTLMNERVSIGAGGGAGRTKDLFRLAAECRKNGRPAIEDSAVRQRLANAFIISTGLKYTGYRTLSALSRGGTPGPEGSIGKAVGAPFSQELAAFAMELQGAMGGVSDTSSAPQAAIWQESYLASPGIRIAGGTDEILKNVIAERVLGLPGEHRADKGKPFRDVPTGSNK comes from the coding sequence ATGGATTTTGACGATACCCCGCAAGAGGCCGAGTTCCGAAAAAAGGCCCGCGCGTTTCTCGAGCAGCACCTCGAGCCCCTGAATCCGGATGAGATCGCGCCGAGCCTGATGGCCGAGCGCGAGGACGACGAGGCGATCGAGAGGTCCAAGGCGTGGCAGGCCACGAAATACGACAACGGCTGGGCCGTGTTGACCTGGCCGAAGGAGTTCGGTGGCCAGGGTCTCGGGCGACTCGAGAACGTGGTTTTCAACCAGGAAGAATCGAAATTCAAGACGCCTGCGCCCATCTACGGCATTGGCCACGGGATGCTTGGACCCACCTTGATGGCCCACGGCACGCCGGAGCAGAAAGAGAAGTATCTGAAGGACATGGCCCGCGGTCAGGTCGTCTGGTGCCAGCTCTTCAGCGAGCCGGCGGCGGGATCCGACCTGGCGGGCCTGCGCACCAGTGCGGTACGCGACGGCGACGAGTGGGTGATCAACGGTCAGAAGATCTGGAGCACGGGAGCCCACTTCTGCGATTGGGGCATGATCGTCACCCGCACCGATCCGGAAGTGCCGAAGCACGACGGCTTGACCTACTTCATCGTCGATATGCATTCCCCGGGTGTGGAGTGCCGGCCGATCAAGCAGATCAACGGGGGCGCGGCGTTCAACGAGGTCTTCTTCAACGATGTGCGCATCCCGGCCGACAACCAGCTCGGGGCCATCGGAGAGGGATGGCAGGTGGCGATCACCACGCTGATGAACGAACGCGTGTCGATCGGTGCCGGCGGCGGTGCCGGCCGCACGAAGGATCTGTTCCGTCTGGCGGCGGAATGCCGCAAGAACGGTCGGCCCGCGATCGAGGACAGCGCGGTGCGCCAGCGGCTCGCGAATGCCTTCATCATCTCGACGGGCCTCAAGTACACGGGCTACCGAACGCTTTCGGCCCTCTCTCGCGGTGGCACGCCCGGGCCCGAGGGCTCGATCGGCAAGGCCGTTGGTGCGCCGTTCAGCCAGGAGCTCGCGGCCTTCGCGATGGAGCTGCAAGGCGCGATGGGTGGTGTGAGTGACACGTCATCTGCGCCCCAGGCTGCGATCTGGCAGGAGAGCTATCTGGCCTCGCCGGGGATTCGCATCGCCGGTGGTACGGACGAGATCCTGAAGAACGTCATCGCCGAGCGCGTACTCGGCCTTCCGGGCGAGCACCGGGCGGACAAGGGGAAGCCCTTCAGGGACGTCCCGACGGGATCGAACAAGTAG